Proteins from one Triticum aestivum cultivar Chinese Spring chromosome 7A, IWGSC CS RefSeq v2.1, whole genome shotgun sequence genomic window:
- the LOC123150717 gene encoding G-type lectin S-receptor-like serine/threonine-protein kinase SD2-5, translated as MTGWFSKIANWKSSPFIHMNARSKRQGSSLCFTMLWMLLFPNLWIICSGSIQKHILLPGFSASEMDYIDNNGIFLLSNGSVFGFGFASSSASESTSYLLQVVHLGTTTVIWTANANSPVSHSDSFEFDKDGKAYLQSAGSSVWTANISGKATSMQLLDSGNLVVLGEDSSSPLWQSFSYPTNTLLSGQSFSDGMTLVSHSTEQNTTHTLQIKSGDMMLYAGFQPYWSALQDSRLIVNKDGAIYSANLSSTSWSFYDKSGSLLSQLIIAQKGDANTTLAAVLGEDGSIAFYMLQSANGKTNLPIPIPQDSCDTPTHCQPYSICNSGTGCQCPSGRGSYPNCDPGLVSPCKSKEVFQLAQLDSGVGYIGTSFTSPVPKTNITGCKNTCMGNCSCIAVFFDQKTGNCFIFDQIGSLQQKGASKTNFSSFIKVSSSGSGQAGSGNDNGNHNIIIVVIIVVTLAVIGGLIYVGFFIYRRKRYPPSSQDEAGSSEDDGYLQTISGAPVRFTYRELQDATNNFSNKLGQGGFGSVYLGTLPDGSRIAVKKLEGIGQGRKEFRSEVTIIGSIHHIHLVKLRGFCAEDSHRLLAYEYMAKGSLERWIFRTKEGDPLLDWDTRFNIALGAAKGLAYLHQDCESKIIHCDIKPENFLLDDNFLVKVSDFGLAKLMSREQSHVFTTMRGTRGYLAPEWITNYAISEKSDVYSYGMVLLEIISGRKNFDPVEGSEKAHFPSFAFKKLEEGDLREILDSKLRYNDKDERLEIAIKVALWCIQEDFYQRPSMSKVVQMLECVCDVPQPPMSSQIGYRLYANALKSSSEEGMSSGMSDYNSEALLSAVRLSGPR; from the coding sequence ATGACTGGATGGTTTTCGAAGATTGCCAACTGGAAGAGCTCACCTTTCATACACATGAATGCACGGAGCAAACGTCAAGGCTCTTCATTATGCTTCACTATGCTGTGGATGCTTCTGTTCCCCAACCTCTGGATAATATGCAGCGGCAGTATTCAGAAACACATTCTCCTGCCAGGGTTCAGTGCCTCAGAAATGGATTACATTGATAACAATGGAATATTTCTGCTCTCGAATGGATCGGTGTTTGGCTTTGGTTTTGCCAGCAGCAGTGCGTCAGAGAGCACATCCTACCTTCTTCAAGTGGTCCACCTGGGCACCACTACCGTCATCTGGACTGCGAATGCTAACTCTCCAGTTTCGCATTCGGATAGCTTTGAGTTTGACAAGGATGGCAAGGCCTACCTGCAGTCTGCAGGCTCCAGTGTCTGGACTGCCAATATCTCTGGCAAAGCCACCTCTATGCAGCTGCTGGACTCCGGCAATCTTGTAGTGCTCGGCGAAGATAGCTCTTCTCCTCTGTGGCAGAGTTTCAGCTATCCAACAAACACACTTCTGTCTGGCCAGAGCTTCAGTGATGGTATGACACTTGTGAGCCATTCCACCGAACAGAACACGACACATACACTTCAAATCAAATCTGGGGACATGATGTTGTACGCAGGGTTCCAACCATACTGGTCCGCACTGCAGGATAGTAGGCTGATCGTTAACAAGGATGGTGCAATATACTCTGCGAACCTCAGTTCAACTTCTTGGTCCTTCTATGATAAATCAGGTTCTCTTCTATCACAGCTCATCATAGCGCAGAAGGGTGATGCCAACACCACGTTAGCTGCTGTCCTCGGTGAGGATGGGTCAATTGCCTTCTATATGCTGCAGAGTGCAAATGGCAAGACTAATCTGCCAATCCCAATCCCACAGGACTCGTGTGACACGCCAACCCACTGCCAACCGTACTCTATTTGCAATAGTGGGACAGGATGCCAATGCCCTTCAGGCCGCGGCTCCTATCCAAACTGTGACCCTGGTCTCGTATCACCTTGTAAGTCAAAAGAGGTGTTTCAGCTGGCTCAACTGGACAGTGGAGTTGGATATATCGGTACTAGCTTCACCTCACCTGTGCCTAAGACAAACATCACAGGTTGCAAGAATACTTGCATGGGAAATTGCTCATGCATCGCCGTGTTCTTCGACCAAAAAACAGGCAATTGCTTCATTTTTGACCAGATTGGTAGCTTGCAGCAGAAAGGTGCAAGTAAAACTAATTTTTCATCTTTCATCAAGGTATCTAGCAGTGGCTCAGGGCAAGCTGGGAGTGGCAATGACAATGGAAATCACAACATTATTATTGTTGTCATTATAGTCGTAACTTTGGCTGTCATTGGTGGCCTCATTTATGTCGGTTTCTTCatttataggaggaagaggtaTCCTCCGTCCTCACAAGATGAGGCTGGTTCATCGGAAGATGATGGATATCTGCAGACGATATCTGGAGCACCAGTGCGGTTCACTTACAGGGAGCTCCAGGATGCAACAAACAACTTCTCTAACAAGCTTGGCCAAGGAGGATTTGGATCTGTATATCTGGGAACACTCCCAGATGGCAGTCGCATTGCTGTAAAGAAGCTGGAGGGCATAGGCCAAGGGAGGAAAGAGTTCCGCTCCGAGGTGACGATAATTGGCAGCATCCACCACATCCATCTAGTTAAACTCCGAGGCTTCTGTGCTGAGGATTCACACAGGCTTCTTGCATATGAATACATGGCGAAAGGGTCACTGGAAAGGTGGATTTTCCGTACTAAGGAGGGTGATCCCCTTCTGGACTGGGATACAAGGTTTAACATTGCACTTGGAGCAGCAAAGGGATTGGCATACCTCCATCAGGACTGTGAATCGAAGATCATTCATTGCGACATCAAGCCTGAGAATTTCCTGCTTGATGACAACTTCCTTGTGAAGGTATCTGACTTTGGCCTTGCCAAGTTGATGAGCAGGGAGCAGAGCCATGTTTTCACGACGATGAGAGGCACGCGGGGCTATCTCGCGCCCGAGTGGATCACCAACTACGCCATCTCAGAGAAGAGCGACGTATACAGCTATGGCATGGTTCTGCTCGAGATAATCAGCGGGAGGAAAAATTTTGATCCCGTGGAAGGCTCAGAAAAGGCCCATTTCCCGTCCTTTGCTTTCAAGAAGCTGGAGGAGGGCGATCTTCGCGAGATCCTTGACTCCAAGCTGAGGTATAACGACAAGGATGAGCGACTGGAGATCGCGATCAAGGTTGCTCTGTGGTGCATCCAGGAGGATTTCTACCAGAGGCCGTCCATGTCGAAGGTGGTCCAGATGCTCGAGTGCGTCTGCGACGTGCCCCAGCCACCGATGTCCTCACAGATCGGATATAGGCTCTATGCGAATGCCCTCAAATCGAGCAGCGAGGAGGGCATGTCGTCGGGGATGTCGGACTACAACAGTGAGGCTCTGCTTTCAGCAGTGCGGCTCTCTGGTCCTAGATGA